From Streptomyces sp. SCSIO 75703:
ATCCTCGCCTGCCCGGCCTGCCACGCCCCCCTCGAAGAGCGGGAGGCCGAACTGGTCTGCACCGGCCAGGACTGCGGCCTGGCCTACCCGGTCCGCGACGGCATCCCCGTCCTCCTCGTCGACGAGGCCCGCCGCCCCGAGTGACCCGCCCGGGAGCCGGCCGCCCGGCACCACCTTGGCCACTGTTCTCCCGGACACCGGGTAGCCGACCACGGGAGAGCACCTGACGCCCCGGCGATCGGAGACTGCCGCCATGCTCGACGAATCGCTGCTCGACACCCCCGAGGGCCTCGCCGAGGCCGACCGGCGCGGACTGCTGCGCGGCGCCGCGGAGGCCGGCGCACGCGTGCGCACCGCCGCCCGGCACGCCGCCGAGGCCGGCGTCGGCGACCTCAAGCCCGACGGCCGGCCCCGCGCCGTCCTGATCGCCGGCCCCGGCGCCGCCGCCACCCACGCCGCCGACCTCCTGGGCACCCTCGCGGGTGCGGGCAGCCCCGTCATCCGGCTCGCCCCCTCCGGCGTCGCCCCCGCCGCGGGCGCCCTGCGCTGGGAACTGCCCGGCTGGGCCGGCTCCGTGGACCTCCTGCTGATCGCCAGCCCCGAGGGCACCGAGCCGGGCCTCTCCCTCCTCGCCGAACAGGCGTACCGGCGCGGCTGCACCGTCGTCGCCGTCGCCCCCGTCCGCTCCCCGCTGAGCGAGACGGTGAGCGGCTCCCACGGCATGTTGCTGCCGATGGACACCGCCCCCTACGACCAGGAGGAACCCGTCGCCGGGTCCGCCCCCGGCGTGCTGTGGGCGCTGCTCACCCCGCTGCTCGCCCTGCTGGACCGCATCGGACTCCTGGACGCCCCGCCCGACGCCGTCGAACGGGTCGCCGACCGCCTCGACCGCATCGCCGAACGCTGCGGA
This genomic window contains:
- a CDS encoding Trm112 family protein, which translates into the protein MPLEAGLLEILACPACHAPLEEREAELVCTGQDCGLAYPVRDGIPVLLVDEARRPE
- a CDS encoding SIS domain-containing protein, whose protein sequence is MLDESLLDTPEGLAEADRRGLLRGAAEAGARVRTAARHAAEAGVGDLKPDGRPRAVLIAGPGAAATHAADLLGTLAGAGSPVIRLAPSGVAPAAGALRWELPGWAGSVDLLLIASPEGTEPGLSLLAEQAYRRGCTVVAVAPVRSPLSETVSGSHGMLLPMDTAPYDQEEPVAGSAPGVLWALLTPLLALLDRIGLLDAPPDAVERVADRLDRIAERCGPAVATYGNPAKTLAAELADALPLIWTEGTSAGPAGRRFAAGLAELSGHPAVVAELPEALAAHGALLSGRLAAGADPGDFFRDRVEDTPALHARVVLLRDRPAGGLTAAPAARDLALGHDTPISELEPEAGGELETLAELIAITDFAAVYLALASGA